In Candidatus Brocadiaceae bacterium, the genomic stretch CCGAAGCTCACCCCCAGCGCAACCTGCCCGACGGCGGCCAGGCCGGCGACCACCTGTCCGAACCCGAACAGAAGCCCGACGCCGATCTGGGCGATCGTCACGAACCCGAATCCAAACTGGCCGACGGCCACGATGCCTTTGGCGACCCGCAGCTTGAGCGTCTGCGGGTCCCGTCCGATGGCCACGTGCACCAGCGGAAGGCCGAGCAGCTCTGCCTTCGTGCGCCATTCAAAGCCCCACCCGCGTTTGGGCCGCCGGCCGGATGCAGCGACGACGGGAGCCGGGGCGGCGGGCTCTTTGAGCGGATAGCCGCACTGCGGACAGGTGACGGCCTTCTCACTGACGCCGCGCCCGCATTCCGGGCAGACGATCAATGCCATGGTTCCCTCTCTGCCGTTCAGCGGCCGCACACGGCGGCCCACTCCCGTTCCATGATCTCCCAGGCCGTGCGGATGTAGAAGCGGTAGCTCGCCAGCGGCGTGCCGTTCGGCACGCGATGGTCCAGCGCCAGCACGCAGCCGCCGCTGCGCACCATCGGCGGGATCTTGTATTCCAGCTCGGCGACGATCTCCTCGCGGCTGCGGCGCAGCACGTGCTTGTCGATCCCGCCCATGAACGCGAGCCGTTTGCCGTATTGCGCCCGGAGGCGGACGACGTCCATGCCGGCCGCAGGTTCGAGCGGGTGCATCATGTTCAGGCCCGCGTCCAGAAAGGTCGGGATGACGGCGTTCATGTTGCCGTCGGAGTCCTGGTCGAACAGGCGGGCGCCGCGGTCGCGCAGCATGTCCCAGATGCGGCGGTAGTACGGCGCGATGAACTCCTGGACCTGCCGCGGGCCGGCCAGGGGGCCGCTCTTGCCCGCCATGTCCTCCATGGTCGTCAGCTGGTCGACCGGCACGGTGGCCGACACGCGGTCCAGGACCTTGTAGGCCGTGTCCCCCATCGTGCGCAGCATGTCGTGGATGAGTTCCGGCTGCTCATAATACGCAAGGCACACCGCTTCGTCGCCCATCAGGCGGCGGGGTTCTGCGAAGCCGCCGGGGATCGAGACCGTGACCACGTGGCCGGCCGCCCGCGCGTCATGGGCGCGCCGCGCCCAGTCGCGGCCGAACCGCCCTTCGGAGAACTCGTAATGCGGCTTCACCCGGAGCCAGTCCTCCATGCTTTTGACCGGGTATTCGAGCGGCAGCGGCAGGGATGCGGCGTCCTTGCAGAGCTTCACGCGGCACCCCATGTAGTCGCGGGCGATCACGTACTCATCGGTCTCCTCCAGGATCACTTCCTTGATGTCGCCGACCCAGGCCGTGTTGACGTCCACGAGGGAGCTGACGGCCGTGCGGTAGCGGAACGCGGAGAAGTCAAGTTCCTCCGGCGTGGCGCCCTGGGCCGCCCACTCCTGCT encodes the following:
- a CDS encoding zinc ribbon domain-containing protein; its protein translation is MALIVCPECGRGVSEKAVTCPQCGYPLKEPAAPAPVVAASGRRPKRGWGFEWRTKAELLGLPLVHVAIGRDPQTLKLRVAKGIVAVGQFGFGFVTIAQIGVGLLFGFGQVVAGLAAVGQVALGVSFGLGQFATGTTAIGQLAIGTYVLAQAGVGRHVWSGTVRDPDAVEHFTALWSAVKSLFGLG